A region of Methanomicrobium sp. W14 DNA encodes the following proteins:
- a CDS encoding DUF5350 domain-containing protein, translating into MGKTGITTWTQIKSVSGQLRLVPQKEGNYKKPGPNQRFKSGAKLKRAVQKTQDAGRGGRRGRQQSRSRTPQVDPRFRRRIKRSAASIKGAKAKSK; encoded by the coding sequence ATGGGAAAAACTGGTATTACTACCTGGACTCAGATCAAAAGTGTATCAGGCCAGCTGAGGCTTGTTCCCCAGAAAGAAGGGAACTACAAAAAGCCGGGCCCAAACCAGCGCTTTAAATCAGGTGCCAAATTAAAAAGAGCTGTTCAGAAAACACAGGACGCAGGACGAGGCGGCAGAAGAGGAAGACAGCAGTCCCGTTCACGCACGCCACAGGTTGATCCGCGCTTCAGAAGGCGCATCAAACGCTCTGCAGCTTCAATCAAAGGCGCAAAAGCCAAATCCAAATAA
- a CDS encoding nitroreductase family protein yields the protein MNSSDFYDFIETRSSVRDFSSDPVSDEDLNYIIKCAGKSPSAGNRESWDVVIVTDESIKEDLSDAAFGQEHIIQAPVVLAVCANYVRSMSQYGERGILYAVEDASIAATYMMLAAHSLRLQTCWTGAFDDDEISEILGLLKHARPVTLLAIGHGTLPEYRAERMPISEHVHEETW from the coding sequence ATGAATTCGTCTGATTTTTACGATTTTATCGAAACAAGATCGTCTGTCAGGGATTTCAGCAGCGATCCTGTCTCGGATGAGGACCTGAACTATATCATTAAGTGTGCCGGAAAATCCCCGAGTGCAGGAAACCGCGAGTCCTGGGACGTTGTTATCGTAACGGATGAAAGCATAAAAGAAGACCTTTCAGATGCAGCCTTCGGGCAGGAGCATATAATACAGGCACCAGTGGTTCTGGCCGTCTGTGCAAACTATGTCCGTTCGATGTCGCAGTATGGTGAGAGAGGCATACTATATGCAGTCGAAGACGCATCTATTGCAGCTACTTATATGATGCTTGCCGCACATTCACTGAGACTTCAGACATGCTGGACAGGGGCATTCGACGATGATGAAATTTCAGAAATCCTCGGACTTTTAAAGCACGCAAGACCAGTAACGCTGCTTGCGATTGGACACGGCACCCTTCCCGAATACAGGGCGGAAAGAATGCCGATTAGTGAACATGTTCACGAAGAAACCTGGTAA
- a CDS encoding DUF555 domain-containing protein translates to MSDYLVTLESAWIVKDVDTLDDAIGIAISEAGKRLNPSAKFVDIEIGQLICPFCEEALNNALVVANMGLVGLILEMKVFKAESKEHAGRIAKSVVGKALRDVPLKVLEIKEL, encoded by the coding sequence ATGTCAGATTATCTTGTAACTCTTGAATCAGCATGGATTGTCAAAGACGTAGACACTCTTGACGATGCAATAGGCATAGCAATTAGTGAAGCAGGCAAACGCCTTAACCCGTCCGCGAAATTTGTTGATATTGAAATAGGACAGCTTATCTGCCCGTTTTGTGAGGAAGCGCTGAACAACGCACTTGTTGTCGCAAATATGGGACTTGTCGGCCTTATACTTGAAATGAAGGTCTTCAAAGCCGAATCAAAGGAACATGCAGGCAGAATCGCAAAGTCAGTCGTCGGAAAGGCTCTTCGCGATGTACCGCTGAAAGTCCTGGAAATAAAGGAGCTCTAA
- a CDS encoding carbohydrate kinase family protein: MISVVGHTAIDHIFTLPKLPERHNSVPVLDHKIYFGGGAANIAAGIAVLGGDAVLISAVGKDFENSNYDKWLKELGVSGSFFVSEDKNTATCYLFNDTRGDQTTVFEWGASELFKTEDAPALEFVHMATSDPEFNVRVAEKAEFSSFDPGQDLIKYTKEELISIIGNIDILFANQHEVKRMCDKTGIKKTDFLKNIPVSVITMSEEGSELHVNGNTFRIPAIPVKLEDPTGAGDAYRAGFLTAYKKGCSEETCCKIGTTTASFAVEKTGCQTNLCDWNRMLERYKKYFGEL; the protein is encoded by the coding sequence ATGATTTCAGTTGTAGGACATACTGCAATTGATCATATTTTTACTCTACCAAAACTTCCGGAAAGACACAACTCGGTTCCCGTACTTGATCATAAAATCTATTTTGGAGGCGGTGCAGCAAATATCGCCGCAGGAATCGCAGTTCTCGGCGGAGATGCCGTTTTAATAAGTGCTGTAGGAAAAGATTTTGAGAACAGCAACTACGACAAATGGCTTAAAGAACTCGGTGTTTCAGGCAGTTTCTTCGTCTCTGAAGACAAGAACACCGCCACGTGCTACCTGTTCAATGATACCAGAGGAGATCAGACCACTGTATTTGAATGGGGTGCATCCGAGCTTTTCAAGACCGAAGATGCACCAGCCCTTGAATTTGTGCATATGGCAACATCAGATCCTGAATTCAACGTAAGGGTTGCGGAAAAAGCAGAATTTTCCTCATTTGACCCAGGCCAGGACCTTATAAAATACACAAAGGAAGAGCTTATATCAATAATCGGAAACATTGATATCCTGTTTGCAAACCAGCACGAAGTCAAAAGAATGTGTGATAAAACCGGGATTAAAAAGACAGATTTCCTGAAAAATATTCCCGTTTCAGTAATAACCATGTCAGAGGAGGGAAGTGAGCTTCACGTAAACGGAAACACTTTCAGAATTCCTGCAATTCCCGTGAAATTAGAAGACCCTACAGGCGCCGGAGATGCCTACAGGGCCGGTTTTCTTACGGCATACAAAAAAGGCTGTTCTGAAGAAACATGCTGCAAGATAGGAACAACAACCGCGTCTTTTGCAGTTGAAAAAACGGGATGCCAGACTAACCTCTGCGACTGGAACCGAATGCTGGAAAGATATAAAAAGTATTTCGGTGAGCTCTGA